The following are encoded in a window of Arctopsyche grandis isolate Sample6627 chromosome 2, ASM5162203v2, whole genome shotgun sequence genomic DNA:
- the LOC143922463 gene encoding uncharacterized protein LOC143922463 codes for MTRMRKPVTSVTSRQRTRHTTMMISKTIAPMSASVLRRLTVVEMQRFADLDEDDDDDDEEEEEDEVPYFDRDKFETYAPRFKGIGGVPISRWIEHMEEFAKFFHWTPLEQLVYGRIYCVGTARMFLNSEGIIISWTILKQKLIEEFQWDDEELVFEEREMLAQAEPIDSDSSGAGETPDDEPRVTGPVRNRENRERERPQCYNCGGRGHLAADCRFKTRGTRCFNCNEFGHISAQCNSTKTKTVLTIQEEIRKEVSIPGAALLGSPITESVLMCIDGSKVKCVKKPCVLMEVNLERSLPRRKKEQDMRDRKEVWQQACKRPLQQRASREMSAQRELIVSNDEEDDANMADGGVNLADVSVNSDGLHRKRPLQQRASREMSAQRELIVSNDEEDDANMADGGVNLADGSMDGDGLQRRRLWDYGDIPFSNTDEPPDDQFGKGSKDYSHLKNSEDENKEKEKHKDKEKDMAKSQEGLRDPVKISTPKDTVFTFKLSRSRIDVNSMEKKIEPWIEKRLTGCISELEPICVDFIYGKLLAEYLWGDGRFLGQSQRIAEGIG; via the coding sequence atgacgagaatgcggaagcccgtgacgtcggtgacgtcacgtcagcgaacacgccacacgacgatgatgatatccaagacGATAGCGCCAATGTCAGCGTCAGTTttacgtcggctaactgtcgtggagatgcagaggttcgcggacttagacgaagatgatgacgacgacgatgaagaggaagaagaagacgaagtgccatattttgacagagacaaattcgagacatacgcgccacggtttaaggggatcggcggtgtgccaatcagccggtggattgagcacatggaagaatttgcgaagttcttccactggacgcccctggagcaactggtctacgggagaatatattgcgtaggaacagcgagaatgttcctgAATTCGGAAGGGATAATTATatcatggactatccttaagcagaagctgatagaagagttccagtgggatgacgaagagctcgtctttgaagaacgagaaatgcttgctcaagcagagcccattgactccgattcaagtggggccggtgaaacaccagacgacgaacccagggtgacggggcccgtaagaaaccgtgaaaaccgagaaagagAGAGACCACAATGTTACAATTGCGGAGGACGTGGACACttagcagccgactgtaggtttaagacgagaggaactcgttgtttcaattgtaacgagtttgggcacatatcagctcaatgtaacagcaccaaaacaaaaactgtcttgacaatacaagaagaaataagaaaagaagtcagtatcccgggtgccgccctgttgggtagccctatcacagaatccgttcttatgtgcattgacggcagcaaagtgaaatgtgttaaaaaaccgtgtgttttgatggaggttaacttagaacggagtctgccgaggaggaaaaaagagcaagacatgagggatcgtaaggaagtgtggcaacaggcatgtaaaagacctttgcagcaacgggcttcacgagagatgtctgctcaaagagaactcattgtttccaatgatgaagaggacgatgcaaacatggctgatggaggtgtgaacctggctgatgtaagtgtgaacagtgatggtttgcacagaaaaagacctttgcagcaacgggcttcacgagagatgtctgctcaaagagaactcattgtttccaatgatgaagaggacgatgcgaacatggctgatggaggtgtgaacctggctgatggaagtatggacggtgatggattgcaaagaagaagactttgggactacggagacataccgttttcaaatacagatgaaccacccgatgatcaatttggaaaaggatctaaggattatagtcatttgaagaattctgaagatgagaataaagaaaaggaaaaacataaagacaaagagaaagatatggctaaatcacaagaaggattaagggacccagtcaaaatttcaacaccaaaagacactgtattcactttcaagctcagtcgtagtcggattgatgttaattcaatggaaaagaaaatagaaccatggattgagaaaagacttactggatgtatcagtgagctagaaccaatatgtgttgacttcatttatggtaaattactagcagaatatctgtggggtgacggcagattcctcggacagtcacagagaatcgccgagggcattggatag